A part of Entelurus aequoreus isolate RoL-2023_Sb linkage group LG10, RoL_Eaeq_v1.1, whole genome shotgun sequence genomic DNA contains:
- the cd151 gene encoding CD151 antigen isoform X1 — METSHENNCGTICLKYLLIVFNILFWLAGGALVAVGVWTVVEKSDYINLLDSGFYSTSAYILIAAGVIVIVTGIIGCCATLTENKSLLIVYLVLLLCVFLLELIAAVMAYITYQECFPFCHQLDDALRQNLEVTMQQKYQQPGEDGVTHAVDKLHQEFQCCGSNSSSDWRYSTWMQAAQDEELVPVSCCKTPSSLCGRRDHPSNIYKGGCVGRLEDFILYQLYILSGLGIGIAILQLIGMMFTCCLYQKLEDEPY, encoded by the exons ATGGAAACTAGCCATGAAAACAACTGTGGGACAATCTGTCTGAAGTATCTGCTCATTGTGTTCAACATTCTTTTTTGG CTAGCTGGGGGTGCATTGGTGGCCGTGGGTGTGTGGACTGTGGTGGAGAAGAGCGACTACATCAATCTCCTCGACTCTGGCTTCTACTCAACATCTGCTTACATCCTGATCGCTGCCGGGGTCATTGTGATTGTGACTGGCATCATCGGATGCTGCGCCACCCTGACGGAGAACAAGAGTCTTTTGATTGTG TATTTGGTCCTGTTACTCTGCGTGTTCCTGCTGGAACTCATTGCAGCAGTCATGGCCTATATTACCTACCAAGAG TGTTTCCCTTTCTGCCATCAG CTGGATGATGCGCTGAGACAGAACCTGGAGGTGACCATGCAGCAGAAATACCAACAACCAGGAGAAGACGGGGTCACGCATGCTGTGGACAAGCTCCATCAGGAG TTCCAGTGCTGCGGGAGTAACAGTTCCTCCGACTGGAGATACAGCACTTGGATGCAGGCTGCGCAGGACGAGGAGCTCGTTCCTGTCAGCTGCTGTAAGACTCCCAGCAGCCTCTGTGGCCGCAGGGACCATCCCTCCAACATCTACAAG GGAGGCTGTGTTGGAAGGTTAGAGGACTTCATTCTGTATCAGCTCTACATTCTGAGTGGATTGGGCATTGGGATTGCAATTTTGCAG ctTATTGGAATGATGTTTACTTGCTGCCTTTACCAGAAGCTGGAAGATGAACCATACTGA
- the gatd1 gene encoding glutamine amidotransferase-like class 1 domain-containing protein 1 — MSAKPTCLIVLSASPQGVSAKSFHQCFSLCSSVFNLQTATPAGKSIDFFGVDESTSRWVQDFNMKPYATPAKLESIDGARYQALLIPDCPGAPNDLAHSGSLHRILSHFISQQKPVCAVGQGVSALCCATEEHRWIFNGYSLTGPSVFELVRRPDFANLPLIVEDFVKDSGGSYTASQEDAVHVVTDRHLITGQNMQSTWLAVNNLILLSSAK, encoded by the exons ATGTCTGCAAAGCCGACATGTTTGATTGTGTTGAGCGCGTCTCCTCAAG GAGTGTCGGCTAAGTCTTTCCATCAGTGCTTCAGTCTTTGCTCCTCAGTCTTTAACCTGCAGACTGCCACGCCGGCG GGGAAGTCCATAGACTTTTTCGGGGTTGATGAAAGCACGTCCAGATGGGTGCAGGACTTCAACATGAAACCTTACGCCACTCCTGCCAAACTTGAATCCATCGACG GTGCTCGCTACCAGGCCCTGCTTATCCCCGACTGCCCGGGAGCGCCCAATGACCTGGCACACAGCGGCTCTTTGCACCGCATCCTGTCACACTTCATCTCCCAGCAAA AGCCTGTGTGTGCGGTAGGACAAGGAGTGTCTGCACTCTGTTGTGCCACAGAAGAACACAGATGGATCTTCAATGGCTACAGCTTGACTGGG CCATCAGTGTTTGAGCTGGTGCGTAGGCCTGACTTTGCAAACCTGCCATTAATTGTGGAAGACTTTGTCAAGGACAGTGGGGGATCATACACAG CAAGCCAAGAAGACGCCGTGCACGTGGTCACAGACAGACACCTGATCACTGGACAGAACATGCAGTCCACCTGGCTTGCTGTCAACAATTTAATTCTGCTTTCTAGCGCCAAGTAA
- the cd151 gene encoding CD151 antigen isoform X2 has protein sequence METSHENNCGTICLKYLLIVFNILFWLAGGALVAVGVWTVVEKSDYINLLDSGFYSTSAYILIAAGVIVIVTGIIGCCATLTENKSLLIVYLVLLLCVFLLELIAAVMAYITYQELDDALRQNLEVTMQQKYQQPGEDGVTHAVDKLHQEFQCCGSNSSSDWRYSTWMQAAQDEELVPVSCCKTPSSLCGRRDHPSNIYKGGCVGRLEDFILYQLYILSGLGIGIAILQLIGMMFTCCLYQKLEDEPY, from the exons ATGGAAACTAGCCATGAAAACAACTGTGGGACAATCTGTCTGAAGTATCTGCTCATTGTGTTCAACATTCTTTTTTGG CTAGCTGGGGGTGCATTGGTGGCCGTGGGTGTGTGGACTGTGGTGGAGAAGAGCGACTACATCAATCTCCTCGACTCTGGCTTCTACTCAACATCTGCTTACATCCTGATCGCTGCCGGGGTCATTGTGATTGTGACTGGCATCATCGGATGCTGCGCCACCCTGACGGAGAACAAGAGTCTTTTGATTGTG TATTTGGTCCTGTTACTCTGCGTGTTCCTGCTGGAACTCATTGCAGCAGTCATGGCCTATATTACCTACCAAGAG CTGGATGATGCGCTGAGACAGAACCTGGAGGTGACCATGCAGCAGAAATACCAACAACCAGGAGAAGACGGGGTCACGCATGCTGTGGACAAGCTCCATCAGGAG TTCCAGTGCTGCGGGAGTAACAGTTCCTCCGACTGGAGATACAGCACTTGGATGCAGGCTGCGCAGGACGAGGAGCTCGTTCCTGTCAGCTGCTGTAAGACTCCCAGCAGCCTCTGTGGCCGCAGGGACCATCCCTCCAACATCTACAAG GGAGGCTGTGTTGGAAGGTTAGAGGACTTCATTCTGTATCAGCTCTACATTCTGAGTGGATTGGGCATTGGGATTGCAATTTTGCAG ctTATTGGAATGATGTTTACTTGCTGCCTTTACCAGAAGCTGGAAGATGAACCATACTGA